In Malaclemys terrapin pileata isolate rMalTer1 chromosome 10, rMalTer1.hap1, whole genome shotgun sequence, the DNA window gttgctttttacagattcagactaacacggctacccctctgaaatatacagatatcacttttcacagcagaagaCTTACTCAGCGCTGGCAAGCccagggacaaattaagccctggatggggaggtggataCAGTGGCAGTGGGAGCCCGAGGCAATGGGGAGAATGGATGGGGGGGCTAAGAGGTAATGGATGGGACcccagggaaggtggggaactcactagCAGCCTGCTACTCCAGCATTTGTCTCTCCAGAAGGGAGCAGgacccaacccctgctggcagcctCAGGGGAGAGGCCACTGCTTTGCCCTGTCCCACATCACTGTCCAGGAGGcggtggccacaagaaaagcccttggtggccgcatttgagaaacgctggctaGACACAGCTCTACAGGCAGAGCATGAATCTGAGGGACACTGTATTCTCTATAGCATAGTGGAGAAATTCAGCACAAGGCTAAAAACCCCACTGTCTGCGAGCTATTGGactttcttccttccctccagTGGAGAGTCTCCTGCAGCCTGGCAAGCTACCCCCTATATCATGTTTGCTGAAGTCTACAGATTTCATAATAAAATGTAATAAGCTGCACTTTGCAGAAGAGTCGTCAGTGTATACAGCACAGAGGCCAGcaatttgctttatttttcctttgacCATCTTTTGACAGAATGGCTGCTTCTGTCAGGGCTACTGGGCTCAACTTTATTTTaatgatcattttaaatttttgtaCAGGATTTTTGGTGTTGgaggttctataaataaaatgttcCCCTGTTATCACCACCCAGGGAGGAGAGTAAAGTGCACCAGCATCTCCCATAGTTTCTATGATTCCAGAGATATTCTGGATCTCAATTTCACAGAAGCACTCCTTGACTTCTTTTCTGACCCTCCACTCCACCTTGATGAACAAGGGAGCAACTGAAGCCTTTACTCCCCTTCTCCTAGCAGTCCTGACTGAGGGGGAAGAAAGATTAACAAATAATGCTTCCCTGAGATCTATATCTACAACATCCCAGAAATGCTGCACCATGGGCATTTGTAACTGTTCTCTTCAGGCCAATACGTCATGTAATATTAGACAAACAAAATAAGTCTCTATTTGTGCAAACCACAACACAAACTACTACATGGCTCACCTTACTAAGAAATAGATTTTTATATAAATTGCTTGTAGCTTATAAGAGAGACCTTAGGTGGAAAAAATGTATAGAATTTGCTCTTCAATTAAAAACGTATATTCTCTGCCTTGTACGACACTAAAAAGCTCACGGAGAGAATAAAGATATTCCACATCACCTTTTCCCTCAAGGAGATGGCAGTCACTTGGTGATTGGATTGAAAGACCGTAGCAAAGCTTATAATTACATCTATAACACGCTTGCTAGCTTATTTTGAATAGTCTCATCCCTGAATTattcattttatatattaaaGTAGAGTGATATTAGTGGGGAAAAGTGATAAATGTGAATAATGCCATCTTTCTTGTTTATTCTGACTCCTTACCAAACAGCTGTGGAGGACAGCCTGCATAGCAGCTTCTCTGCAGAGTGCCGTAAGATCAGCTCCAACATATCCAGTTGTCATTTCTGCTAGGTTGATCAAATCAACATCAGTGGAAATAGGCATATTAGAAGTAATCAACTGTAGAATAGACCTTCTCTGTTTAAGTGTTGGTGTCCCAATGATAACCTAAAACAATACAATATATGGAAATTTATCAGTGTTTTGTTAtatttctctctcactctgtaGCCCTAGATAAGTCACTTATGTTGTCCGTATTTTAGACACCCTCATACAAATTCTCCTCTTTTTACACTGTTTCACAAGGGTCTAATTAATGGCTCTATAATACTCTGAAAATATATAGCACGATACATGTACTTTTCATTTACACTTATTTAATTTTCCAGGTTAGTAGCACTTCAACGAATAGATGTTTTACAAAAAAATGCCACCTAgtatctaaagcaggggtcagcaacgtttggcacgcggctcgccagggtaagcaccctagtgggccgggccagtttatttacctgctgacgcggcaggttcggccgatcacggcccccactcgctgcggttcgccgtcccagtcCAATGGaggtggcaggaagcggcgcgggccgagggatgtgctggccacggcttcccaccgcccccattggcccgggacagcgaactgccgacagtgggggccgcgatcggccaaacctgccgtgtcagcaggtaaataaactggcccggcccgctagggtgcttaccctggcgagccacgtgctgaacgttgccgacccctgatctaaagtcATATTTGAAAGATTAATCAAAAGGAGATTTAATAGTGAAATAATCACTTCCTTGCAACATTAGAACACAAGAGGCTACTGataatatttttctatttaaaaactgTACAAGACACACATCAGATAAAAAACCACACGGAGAATGATTACTCTATGGCCTGTTAAATAAAGCTAATCTCTGTACAATTAAGTAACATATggaataaataaagaaaatatgacTGCACAAAAAAGGACCAACCAGCCTGTAATGTGCATAAATTATTGAAAACCTGCTAAAATATAACCAATCAAAACTGTGTATTTCACTAGTTAATAATGCTGTTAAATCCTGAAAATTTAGATAAAAGTGTGAATGCAGTATGGACGAACTTATCAAATTTGAACTGACTGGGATAATCTTTGTGAATTACTGATTTTAGGCCATGATCTTGGAATAGACCCTTGCATCGAGTTTGTTGCAGGTTCAAGGTTTTAGTGAGTACACAGGCAGACAATAAAGGAAACAAGGATGCATCACTTTGCTGACTGTATTTTTTGTCAATTTATTTTGACAATTGTAAGTTAGTATTTGATGTCTGATATAGATCTAAAATACAAGCAAAGGtggtatattttgtaaaaataatgaagTTAGTACATTAACTAAAATGAGCTCTCACTACAGCACTCTGCTATTTAATCTTTCATGAAAGTGGCAAAAAGTGTCAATTTTGTGTGTAAattataaagtgtgtgtgtgtgaattagcATGGTTCTACCTGTTCTTAGAAGATTTTACAATTACCTGTACTAGACATGAACATCACCAATTTCTGCACAGTCCAAAGAGTCCCTAGAATATACTCCTTTTACATTTTAGAAGTAGatttagtgcttatgaaaggtGCCACACTGTCAGAAGTTAGTCTTGTCTATCTTAATACATTATTGCTAATACTGTCTGCTCTTGCTACCATCAGCTCAGCTCATTTCTCGTGGCCAGGTCTACCCTAGAAGTTTTGCTGGTACAACTCCTAGTGTAGATACAATTTATACtagcaaaaaagtgcttttgcaaaGAGCTACCACCAATTCAGCAAGCAAAATGATGAATACCAGAAAAAGTATTTTGGTTTTTTCAAGTACagaaatgttgttaaaataatTCACAACTACAATCAGTTTTGTAATAGTTTGAATGTAGGTCTAGCCTCAGTTAATCAGGTTCCATTTGCATGACATCTGATATAATAGGACTACTAATTCAGCAGGTGTCCATTGAGACTTCCTGGAAAAGTAGGGTATAGATTCAGATTATAAAGCTACTGTGATAATCCAGTCTAatctcctgtacaacacaggcttCTTACAGGATTTACCTGAATTAATCCCTGTTTGAACTGAAGCAGCTCATTCAGAAAAACGTCCAATCTTGATTCAAAAATTTTCAGTGatgggagaatccaccacaacccttgataaattgtgtCAATGGTaaattaccctcacagttaaaaatgtatgccttacttCAGTTTGAAAGTCAATTTCCAgacactggatcatgttatacacTTGTctcctagactgaagagccctccctgccctttttttttttttttttttggtgccatGTAGAAACCTATAGATGgcaatcaccccttaaccttcactTTTTTAAACgaagtagattgagctcctggactttttcactataaggcatattttccaatcctttaatcattctagtggctcttttctgaacccattcCAAGTTATTAACATCTTTcttaaattgtggacaccagaacttcAGTATTCCACAAGCAGTTGCACCAGGCCAAATACAGAAATAACTTCCCTATTCATACTCGATATTCCTATTTATATGTCAAAGGATtgcattaacccttttggccagtgtcacactgggagtttgtgttcagctgattatctaccatgacccccaagtctttttcagccactgcttcccacgatagggtcccccatcctgtaaatatggcccaTGTTCTTTATTCCAAGATATATAATTTTACATTCAGCTGTATTATATTATTTGCTTATTTCCATCTTATCATGCGATCCAGAGCAATTatctgtcttcttcattatttatcatgctcccaatctttgtgtcagctgcaaattttatcagtgatgatgtgAACCAATCCCTGTGAAATTCCCCCCctagaaataaacctgatcgaccatgattccccatttacaggtCTCATAATGTAattgtcagttagccagtttaatccatttaatgtgtgccatgttaattttgtatgattttagttttttaatcaaaatgttgtgtggtactgtTAAGTGCCTTACATCAGTTTAAGTACATATTTAGTATATAAACCTATAATCAATTATGTAAAAACCaagatgggggaaaaaaccctccaaGTGTCATTATAAAGCAGCAAAAAGGTAactttttcttctcctttgtaGGTCACTGATTTATAGTGAGAAATAGGGCATCAAACCCGATCAGCTGACTTGACCCTGCAGAACAATACCACTAGACCCTTTTTCACTGATTTTTCAATATAAATATGACAAATGGTATTAAagtgtcaaaaacaaaacatgaggAACAGGCTATGCTCACCTCTCGGTCAAATCTACCATGTCTTCTCAGTGCAGGATCTAAGGCATCGGGCCTGTTTGTTGCTGCCATGACGACCATCTCATTTTCACTGCCTATGCCGTCCATAAGAGTTAACAATTGAGCAACAATACGATTTTCAGGGATGCTGTTTGAACTTCCCCGTTTAGGGCACAAAGAGTCAATTTCATCAATAAAGAGAATGGTTGGTCCTTCACTGGACAATTCCCTGCCTTGTTCAAAAACTCTTCGCAAATTCTCTTCACTTTCTCCAGGCCTTGAGCCATATATAGCTGGACCACTGATGCAAAGCAAATACGCCCCCACTTCCCTTGCAACTGCCTTTATGAGAAGAGTCTTCCCCACACCTGGAGGGCCCACCAACAGTACTCCACGAGGGACAGAAAGACCCAACTTCTTGAAGGTTTTGGGAAAATGGAAAGGCAAAACAATCATCTCTTTCAAAGAGCTGCCCAAATCATCCATTCCTGCAGCTGAAATTTTTGCGGTGTCCTTTGACAAGTGTCTGTACCATTCTAAAGTGACTACTTCTTTAATGTTTATATTAGTTTTGGGAGCTATCAGGCCAGCTTGTTCTGTCGAAGCATCTACAGCCAGTATTTCAACACACACTACTGGATTTCCAGGAATTGGGGCAGCAGTAACAACATGGTGAAGAGAAACATACACATTTCTCAGCAGCTCTTTGACTATCTCCTGTAGTGTTGCTTCTGGGGTGGATTTTTTCAGGGCAAGGTTCTTAAGGACCACTTTCACTGTTACTTTTCTCAACCGGTGACAGGCCAAAAGCTTCAAGTGACTGACACTCAGCACGAGACCTTTCAACTTGCTTGCAGCTAAACCTGAAGTTTTACATTTCAGATCAAGCTGCAGGTAACCATCAGCCAAATCATTTCTGGGCCAGGCGGTGCACAAACAGCAGCCACCAGGAACCGTGATCCTAAGGAGGGATCCGAGCCTGGCTCCCAGAGTGGATAACGTGGCAGGTCCCATCCTGCATCTTTGCGTGCCTTCGTCCCCTGGGTCTAGAGGAAGCAGCTTTAGGAGAGCAGCCGCCATAGCCGGTATTGCAAAGTGCTGACAGCAAACCACGCGCAAGGCGAGGATCTTACCTGTGCCTGGCACCCTTTGCGGCCAAGGGCGCTCACTCTCCAACGCGACCCCTCAACCCACCCACCCTCGCGGGGAGCTGGCCATGGGGCACTCCCCAGCCACACGGAGGCTGCACTGGTGTCCCCCCCATACAggggagcccccagccaggcacaggCAGCTCGTTGCTCAGACcggccggcccctcagccccttATATCGTTACAGGCGGGAACGGAAGAGCTGGGTGGGTTCtcgagcccccccgccccagaccaGGGCACGTCGCGGGGGCAGGGTCCGGAGCTGCGGGGCAGCCGGAGTCGAGCGGCTGAGCAGGTCTCTCGCAGTGAGGAGACGAGCCCGGCGCACGCTACCGGCAGCGCCCGGTGCTGACCGGCAGCGCCCGGTGCTGACCGGCAGCTCACCAGCGCCAGGAGAAAATTAGCTTCTACTTCCTCTCAGCTACCGAGCATGCGTCCTAGCATCGGCTCATGCGTCACCGGCTCGCGCATGCGCCGCCACAGGTTCAGCCCTGCTGGGGAGCCGCAGCTGCGCACTCGGGGGGCGGGAGCATGACTGCGTGTGCTGCCGTTTAACGCTCCCACCGCCAGGGCTTCCCCCGCTTCTGCGTTAAGGCCGCTAACGGGACTTCCCTCGCCGCTTCGCTCTCCTATTGGCCCCAAACGCGAGGCCTGGCGTGGCATGACTGTCCCCATCCACCGCCGGGCACTGCCCTCTGCTCCCTACCCCGCTGACACACTCCTCAAacgtccccctccccagcacccccggtGGGGGTCCTGTGCCCAAAGAGCACCCCCCGCCCTGTAAGAATCGCCTCAGGGAGGCAGTTCCTCCCCTAATGCGCCGCAGGGCGAGAGCTCGCCTCCACCCTTCAGTGGGGTACTTTGTGCCTCAAACACCCCTTCCTGGGGTTAGACCTCACCCACTTCCAATGCCCCATCACTGTCCCCCTGCACCGTGGAGGGCAGTACCAACATCGCTCATGGTTtctctctggggcagagcagcTTTAGTTCCAGTTTCAGGGAAGTGGGAAGCCACCCcgatgtctggaagctgaaggtaGAGGTAAATAGTACGTCATAACCAGTCCAGAAATTAATAATGCAAAACACATGACATATATATTAAAGAGAAGAAGAATACATTCCTGACTAGGAAATAACTGACTGTTTAGTCAGGGAACTGACAGTTTAAAGGGAATTGATTCATAGGTCTTAGGAAAAGGTATCTAGGCTTGAAAGAATACAAACTAAAAGCATGCTCCTGCAAGCTTCAGTCTGTCAGTAGCTCCATAATGTTCAATAAGGCTACTCTTGTGAGTAAAGATGTACTTTAGCAGGAATGGGGCATAAACTATAAAACTTTAAAGAATCATCTTGCCCAAATGCACGGCCAGATAGAACCCAGGAAAGTGGGATTTGCAGCATACCCTAAAGGCAATCAGCACTAGAATTCTGCAGACCTCCTCTGTTACATGGGAATTCTTGATGGAGAAAGTCCTGTACTGGCCCAGTCCTTACTGAACAGAGTGACTAAATCCCAAGAAGCTtcagtggctttggatcaggccctctgaaTAGACCTGCCTCAGCTGACTGTAAATGGTAGGCAGGAACATAGTATGAAAGGTGATGGCCAAGGCAGGAGAGGTACAGCATCTTCTCACAGTTATTGTGGGAAACCGGGAAGCTTTCCCCTTCCAATTAAGCCTTACTTGAGTAGTCCCACCTACTCGCTCTTGCtcgtttttctttttcagttcctGATCAAATCCTCTCATTTGTCTTTATCCTATTTTCTGCCCCCCTTCTGTCTTTTTGTATCAATTTGAGCATTTTTTCATAGCAGATTTTTCAATGCAAGTATGTACAAATATTTGTTATGTTGTGCAGACCTACTGCTTTAAAAATGAGCCATTTGCTGTGAGTCCGATTGCCAGGTTGGCAGGCCAGGCATGGTCTGAAGCTTGCATTCAAAGAGGTAATATTTTTAAGcccagcctttttaaaaaaaatccttttctgaaGGAACATCATATTTGAACATGAACTTCTTTGAGTCCATATtcagttaagaaaaacaaacaaaatactcaATTTAAAAGGGCAACAGACCTAGCTCTGAGATGGAGAGATTTCCTAATTGGCAGTGGCAGATCCTCTGCTTGGTGTTAAAAGGTTGTGTTTAGGAAAAAAGAGCATATTTGAAACCAGGCACTATGGCCTATGTTCAAATATAGTTGCTCTTTAGAACAGACTTCTTGTAACATCTGGAAACTGATTTCTGATGACAAAGAAAAACATCTGCAAACCCTAATCTCTAGTGGCAAAGAGTTCCAAATAACAATTGTTAAAATTGTTGACTTTGGCtgctattgactttagtgggagcaagGTCAGTCCCTTTCTTGTTAATTTTTGAATGATGTGTGCATGGATGGGACGCTTTATTTGTTTccattaaaattttattttaacaccGAAAATGCATGCATAGCTATACTATGTGGAAAACTGGGTAATGGGAATTACATTGAGTAAGTAAAACAATAGCATAAtactgttttatttatattaaagagTCTAGAaaaggagaaggagaaaataGAGACGGAGAGAAAAGATGGGAGAAAATCCTCAACTAGCCAACcaaccaaaaacaaaataaacaaaaatccccTCATTTGTTGCTGTTCCCATACCGTAAGTCATGATAGTTTGGggttttattaaaatatctatATGCCTATATCGACAGATAAACAAGGTCTGTCACTACCATCCGCTACAGTTGTATCTCATCTAGGGTCCTTAACCAAGATCAATATCAGTGTGACTGCAGCACCATATGtgacacacagggccggctctggcttttttgccgccctcggcagaaaagccacccgccgccctccccccgagagcgccgggagcagggcagagagcccggctggggctctccgctctccccagcggccagagtgctgggagcagggcggagagcccccagcagccagagcgccggggggagggcggagagcccggctggggctctccgctctccctggcggccagagtgccggggggagggcggagagcccccggcggccagagcgctggggggagggcggagagcccaccgcggctctccgctctccccgactggctggTGTGCCCAGTcggagccccgctctccccgaccagccggagcgctgtggggagggtggcgagcctggccggggcccgctctccccgaccggccggagcgccggggggagggcggcgagcccagtcacggccctgctctcgggccggagcgccccgccgcgccgcccccctccaggcgctgccccaagcacatgcttggtgggctggtgcctggagccggccctgatgacacACCTTATGAAAAGAGGAACCCTTGATCTGTGTCCTTTTGAGGAAGACTTCCAAATGAGGGTTGTTTTCTTATTTTTGGATGGCCTATGAAAAATCTCCCAAGCAATGCTGTAAGACGTAGGTAGCCTTATTAAAACAAACTTTATTAAAGCCAGAGAGAGAATAGCATATTAAAACAAACGAAACAGTTTGCATAACATACCACACTCTACAACAGTTCAGTGAATAAAATAGATCTTACATTTTCTCAGAGACTTCCTTCTTCCTGTCTGTTTCTCAGCCTGCTACTTATTCAGATAGCATTCCATAGACATCCAGTGGGCTCTATGTTCCAGTAATCTTGTTCCTCTTGTTCTCCTTCCTCCTGATTaaatcttcatagaatcatagaactggaagggacttcgaaaggtcatctagtccaggcccctgcactcgtggcaggactaagtattatctagaccatttctgacaggtgtttgtctaacctgctcttaaaaatctccaatgatggagactccacaacctccctaggcaatttattcccgtgTTTcatcaccctgacaggaagttgttcctaatgtccagcctaaacctcccttgttaaTCCCTTTGCTACTCAAGATTTTTACGAAGTTCATTTTTGTGTGTAACAAATAAACCaggttttaaaatctttaaatagTACAGTTTTGATGTAATGTGCTAATTTGTCACCTTTGTCTTTCCATCCACTCTGTCCTACACTTTGCTGTTGCATCCTGTTCTTATTTAGGCTGTTGATCTCGCAATTGGAGCTTCATGGGCGGACCACCTTGTTTCCCTGGAGCCCCATTCAAGCCTTAGGCTCCAGTTGTGTAACGAACTCCATGAGGGTGCAGGGGTTATGGCTGAAGATGTGGAGATGTGGCTGGTAAAAAGATTCTAGGTCTCCAAGTGCTTAGGAATATACTATAGAGCACTGGGAATTTGGAGCAAAATAACtaatatttgtattccagttCTTTGATTCCAGACATAGTGTGTATACAGTCTGGTAGAAAAAATGTCAGGCATCAGGGGAAGAGACTAGGGCTTAGTCTGGGGATGTTCCTTATTTTGGCAAATGCGGTTAGATCCTCAGAGAAGCTTTTCAGCCATCACTGAGAACCCTTGGTGGGGGAATAGAGGAATTAGAGTCCAGGGTAGGAAAAGCCCCAGCCAGTTGGA includes these proteins:
- the SPATA5L1 gene encoding ribosome biogenesis protein SPATA5L1, whose product is MAAALLKLLPLDPGDEGTQRCRMGPATLSTLGARLGSLLRITVPGGCCLCTAWPRNDLADGYLQLDLKCKTSGLAASKLKGLVLSVSHLKLLACHRLRKVTVKVVLKNLALKKSTPEATLQEIVKELLRNVYVSLHHVVTAAPIPGNPVVCVEILAVDASTEQAGLIAPKTNINIKEVVTLEWYRHLSKDTAKISAAGMDDLGSSLKEMIVLPFHFPKTFKKLGLSVPRGVLLVGPPGVGKTLLIKAVAREVGAYLLCISGPAIYGSRPGESEENLRRVFEQGRELSSEGPTILFIDEIDSLCPKRGSSNSIPENRIVAQLLTLMDGIGSENEMVVMAATNRPDALDPALRRHGRFDREVIIGTPTLKQRRSILQLITSNMPISTDVDLINLAEMTTGYVGADLTALCREAAMQAVLHSCLDSVRTLINMADFHEAFKKIQPSSFRSSVGLTDFKPVTWEQIGGLEDVKLKLKQSIEWPMKFPQAFVRMGLSQPKGILLYGPPGCAKTTLVKAVATSCHCSFLSVSGADLFSPYVGDSEKILSQVFRQARAHTPAIIFLDEIDSILGSRSACKTGHGAPEKVLSVLLNELDGVGIKVTERRGNKLQLEGDCQEQNEKERQIAFQEVLNKDVMIVAATNRPDKLDDALLRPGRLDKIIYIPPPDQKGRLSILKICTEKIPIDSDVSLEHLAVQTKLFSGADIENLCKEAALQALQENGLEATSVKHEHFVKSLKTVKPSLTLTDLDFYEKLFNKEVSS